The genomic region gtatttatttgaaaatgacCCACGTACATATATTCCCATtacatttttctattaatttcactaaaaaatgtttactataaactaataaattaattttttgttgacaaTTTGCAAGCTGTCCTCTGCTTTTTCTCGGCTCAAAAGAATTACAAGTACGTCACAAGATGGCGGTTGGCGTAATCgcgtattctatcattcttggctTGTTATAAAACTTTACGCaactctttttatttattggattcAGTGAAGTTCCATTTTTGGCGGAGTTTCACGATTATGTGCGTGGATATGTGTGTTCGATATTGGAGTGAATGACCGAAAAGTCCACTCATGGTTTTAATTTGGACTTTGAAAAGTACAGTTGGTTCATTTACAGTTAAATTCAATGTTAACATACCCTCATAAATATAAAGCGCACTTacagttttaattttactttattatgctttatttatttgcgGTAATTTGCTAAATTGTTAATCTACTTTTGCATTTTATGATCTATTCGACGGCAAACAATTCAGCAAACAGctctccaccaatttttgaGTCCCCAAGTCCAACGCCCCATTaattagaatatatgtatgcgtatacCGACAGGTGATAATTACAAtgtattttctttgatttttgcagGTTAACTTTTTAATATGTCAAATCGGCGCACTTTTTCTGGCCTCTCTGTTCCGCTCGATTCTGCATCCTTCCAGGGTATCGGCCCATGTGCGACACATTTTCGCGTTAACCGTGGGCTTGGCATTTGGCTATTTCTGCTTTGGTCCACAAGCCATACATATTGCAGGACTTCCATCTGTATGCTACATTGTGATACGTACGCAGGATCCGCGGGTGGTGCAGCGGTAAGGATATATGCATGAACCTTATTTCGTCAACATCAAGtgctaaatatttacatttatctGCATTTGctttacaaatttacatttaaattattaactaCTGCTCTCTTACTAATGCAATTCCCTGTATATTTGCAGAAATGTCATGCTCGTCGCCATGACATACCTGTTGTGCATCCATCTGATTAGGCAGATCTACGATTATGGCTCCTACTCGCTGGACATCACCGGTCCGCTAATGATAATTACACAAAAAGTAACAAGCTTAGCGTTCAGCATACACGACGGCTTTGTGCGTCAGCATAAGGTGAGTGTGAAAAACTGGCAAACTTCGACAAAGCAATAAGTAGGCACTAACGGCACGATGAGTGGCAGCCAATGGCGTTAGCAGTAGCGCGTGAGTTTGGCTACAGGGGTGGAGAACCTGCGAAAATTTAGTCTCCTTTAgtgatatttttatgaataatacCGCCTATGATTTCACATGTTTATTTGTTTAGTAATTTCAACTACtaatttgcttttcaattgcagGACCTCACAAAAGCACAACAATATCACGCCATTTATAAGGTTCCCTCGGCGCTCGAATATTTCTCATATGTGTTACACTTTCAAGGGTTATTGGCGGGCCCATTGGTATTCTACAAAGACTACATTGAGTTTGTTGAAGGCTACAACCTCCTAAAGCGACCATCAACCAATGTGAGTAGAACAAGCACGCACGCATTTGGAATGCatgcaaattttgtatatatgcatggtGTACGTCAATTGAATAATATTATTGTTCGAACTTACGTTTTGTTCGGTGAAATTTGGTGAGTGCCAACGACTACTGTAGTAACGATGGTGAAAAGTTCTTGACAAAAATTGTctattttactcaaaatattgcaaacttttttgtAGTTACAAGCAGGTTAAAAAGTTcgtatattataaaaacaatactCATTCCTCGGTAGAAttaccattttaatattttcctttgattgGTGACCCTCAAGCAAGCCTTTTCATGGTATTAGCAGCCCTTTTCTCCACAAAATGGTGTCCTTTAATGTACGGAATTCTTTTTCAtccttttttatatcaaaacttGTGCACTCAGAATGCTATACCTCGCGATCCAATATTATGACACGTGTCCTTTGAGGGTTAGGTCTAACTagcaatcatatacatatatttaattctggAGACTATCAAATAAACGACATGGGGTTTTTAGACTGTCTGGTAAATAGTATCCCATTATCTTTTGATATGTTCGGATTTCATGTCCAACGTATCGTAATGTATAATACTCACAATGCCTCGTATCTACATGTTAATCTAATGTCATTTGGATACTcttgaaaatattcaatttcgGTAAGAACTTATTTTGCCGAAAATACTGACCACTACTGAAgacgttttaaaattttcacatttctgCATATCTATCTGTCTGTAGACATATAATCTTATTACAAAGCTTTCTACATTTGTGCGCACATCTTGTGATTATTCATATGTTTCCATTTTCCTTCTTATTGCACAGGGCAATTTAGATAATGGCAAATCAGAGTTGGTGTTGGAGCCCTCCCCCGTCAAGGCGGTCATCAAGAAGGTCATCGGCAGTATGGTGTGtgcatttatatttatgaaattcgTGAAAATGTATCCCGTTAAGAACATGAAGGAGGATGACTTTGTAAATACCAGCTCAATGGCGTACAAATTTTGGTATGCCATGATGGCCACATCATGCATACGCTTTAAGTATTATCACGCATGGCTACTAGCCGATGCCATTTGCAATAATTCGGGTCTGGGTTTCACCGGATACGATAAGGATGGCAACTCCAAATGGGACTTAATATCGAATATTAATGTGCTCGGATTTGAGGTATGTTTTGGGCATCACTTGCTGCAACGAAAGTACTAATCTTCCTTTCTTTGCAGTTTGCCACAAATATGCGCGACGCTATCAACAATTGGAACTGCGGCACAAATCGTTGGTTGCGCACCATTGTTTATGAGCGTGTGCCGAGGAAATACGGTACTGTATTAACATTCGCTTTGAGCGCGGTCTGGCACGGTTTCTATCCTGGTTACTATGTGACATTCGCCACCGGTGCGCTGATGGTAACTGCTGCGCGCGTGGTAAGTGCCTTAGCTAATTTCTGTGTCAAGCAGCATTATGAAAAGCGTTTTCATTTTCGTAGGCTCGTCGTATGTTCCGTCATCGCTTCCAGCGCACTCAATTCACGCGTATGTTCTATGACATACTCACATGCCTAACTACTCGCCTAGTAATGGGTTATGCAACATTCCCATTTGTTCTGCTTGAATTCATGGTAAGTTCGAGAAGAAAGCTCTATGTACATGTAGGTATGTActtcaaaacacaaaaaaaacatgCAACTGTAAATATTACAATTCTGAAAATACACCTTCATGGTCAGgacgttaaaatttatttgagatcaaatttttttttaatgaaaacaattcggtaaatatatataaccgaaataaaatatagtatCTTGTTGTCCAAAGAAAAGAAAGTTCATAATTTCGCGAAACTGAAAAGGTCAAATGAAAAGTTATTCGATATTGAAATCATCCTTCATTATTATCCGATACCTTTTGAATTCAATTTATCCGAAGCAGTTGATAATAAGCGTTTGTCCATTCTATACGCATCATACCTTAATACCTCACATAactaatgaaataatttcttttctgcTTCTCTCACTCTCACTACAGGGCAGCATTAGATTGTacctgaaatattatttatgtttccATATAGCTGCACTGGTtaccatttttattttacccAAATACATACGCGGCGAACAACGCCGAGAACGCACcccacaaaaactacaaaacccAAGTGAAGAAGATATCAAGTCCAACCACTTCAGCACCGTCTCATTGCCGGCGGCAAACACAGCTGTACAGGACGTTCTTAATGACATCTCAGCGAAAATACCTCAAGGCAATAGTAACGATCTCAACGACGACTATGAAAACCTCAGTGCTCCAGCGACAAAGTCGAACCTCAATGCACCACAACCGGCACCGCTGCTACCCACCGTAGCGTGCGCACGCGAAGCGGTCAGTGTGAAGCACGAAGAGTGCGAAATGGACCAATTAGGCAATAAGATCAAGGAAAAGATCGGAACGGAGACAAAGAACATTGAAGAATTCATTGATAAGACTGTAGCGGAAACTGTTAGCGGCATCGTTGAGTTGAAAAACGATTTGATGCGCAATCGCGACTTTCCCACAATACCCATATCACAAGATGGCCTACGCAAACGTGTTGGAATCGGTGCAAATGTGACAACAGGAAgcggcggcagcggcagcggcagcggcagcgggaACGAGACTATTGACAAGCTAGTAAACGGTGTCGAAGAGAGTGGCGCTTTTTTGAAGAAAGAAATCGAAGTGATCAATGCGGTGGTGCAACAAGCAAACGTCTTGCCAGCAGTGCTGAGCAATGGACATGCTAAATAGTAATAAATGCCAACAACATTTAAAGACAAGTGGTGGAGCTGACCGGAAACAAAGGCGGCGACGAAAACCACGAGAAGGGTGGTGAACGAAATTCAAGCTATTGACAGCGGCAAAgggaaagtaaaatatttatgatcaACAGAGAGAAGAGAAGTTTCCAACAACAATCGCATGAAAAGAGTTTAAAATGGCAATTTTAAAATCCAAAGGACTTTTATACTGAAGCAGGCAAAATAATCGTAAACGGGAGTAAAGCACATCACGGAAAAACACcatacacacgcacgcacacgcAAGCACACAGGAATATTAAGCAcaacatttacaacaacaacttgcataaatacatattacacATTTGAATGTGAAAAAACTTACTTTAACTTTACAAAGGAAATTGTTTCAGAATTGCATTGTGAGCATTTCAAAATTGTCATTACATTG from Bactrocera tryoni isolate S06 chromosome 3, CSIRO_BtryS06_freeze2, whole genome shotgun sequence harbors:
- the LOC120772337 gene encoding lysophospholipid acyltransferase 1 — protein: MLESPKFIDNDNYQGSRAFTWLADICGLSVDLVNFLICQIGALFLASLFRSILHPSRVSAHVRHIFALTVGLAFGYFCFGPQAIHIAGLPSVCYIVIRTQDPRVVQRNVMLVAMTYLLCIHLIRQIYDYGSYSLDITGPLMIITQKVTSLAFSIHDGFVRQHKDLTKAQQYHAIYKVPSALEYFSYVLHFQGLLAGPLVFYKDYIEFVEGYNLLKRPSTNGNLDNGKSELVLEPSPVKAVIKKVIGSMVCAFIFMKFVKMYPVKNMKEDDFVNTSSMAYKFWYAMMATSCIRFKYYHAWLLADAICNNSGLGFTGYDKDGNSKWDLISNINVLGFEFATNMRDAINNWNCGTNRWLRTIVYERVPRKYGTVLTFALSAVWHGFYPGYYVTFATGALMVTAARVARRMFRHRFQRTQFTRMFYDILTCLTTRLVMGYATFPFVLLEFMGSIRLYLKYYLCFHIAALVTIFILPKYIRGEQRRERTPQKLQNPSEEDIKSNHFSTVSLPAANTAVQDVLNDISAKIPQGNSNDLNDDYENLSAPATKSNLNAPQPAPLLPTVACAREAVSVKHEECEMDQLGNKIKEKIGTETKNIEEFIDKTVAETVSGIVELKNDLMRNRDFPTIPISQDGLRKRVGIGANVTTGSGGSGSGSGSGNETIDKLVNGVEESGAFLKKEIEVINAVVQQANVLPAVLSNGHAK